In Levilactobacillus brevis, a single genomic region encodes these proteins:
- the mltG gene encoding endolytic transglycosylase MltG, whose translation MDNGNTPTPSRQDSGKKRSFGRRIMIGVVSLLVLLAVVIGIFGYHYFQTALKPMNTKDNNVVQVHVPLGATSNKIGQILQDQKVVKSGMVFNYYVKSNKFTNFQAGYYQLKPSMTLKQIAKQLQKGGSAEPIQSTAGKLLVREGETVDQLAAEIPIQTDFTKTEFLNLMKDQTFFDQLAKKYPQLLSSAKDAKHVRYRLEGYLAPATYQAGKKMTLKDIVTQMVAKTNQNLQNSYSTIKKQKRSVQEVMTLASLVEREGVSQTDRDKIAGVFLNRIDAGMALQSDISVQYALKTNKKTLTYKDLKVKSPYNLYVHTGYGPGPFDNPSVSSVNAVLHPKDQKKGYYYFIANTKTGKVYFSQTYAQHQDKTSSLASDNK comes from the coding sequence TTGGATAATGGCAATACGCCCACACCGTCAAGGCAGGATTCGGGCAAAAAACGATCGTTTGGCCGACGCATCATGATTGGTGTTGTGAGTCTGCTGGTTTTGCTAGCGGTGGTGATCGGAATCTTCGGGTATCATTACTTCCAGACGGCACTCAAGCCGATGAATACGAAGGATAACAACGTGGTTCAAGTCCACGTGCCACTCGGGGCAACGTCCAATAAGATCGGACAGATCTTGCAGGATCAGAAAGTTGTGAAGAGCGGGATGGTCTTCAACTATTACGTGAAATCAAATAAGTTCACGAATTTTCAGGCGGGGTATTACCAGTTAAAGCCGTCCATGACACTGAAGCAGATTGCCAAGCAACTGCAGAAGGGTGGGTCGGCGGAACCGATCCAAAGTACGGCCGGAAAGTTGTTGGTCCGTGAGGGCGAGACGGTCGATCAGTTAGCCGCCGAGATTCCCATCCAGACGGACTTTACCAAGACTGAATTCCTCAACTTGATGAAAGATCAGACTTTCTTTGACCAATTAGCTAAGAAGTATCCGCAACTCCTCAGTTCGGCGAAGGACGCCAAGCACGTTCGGTATCGATTAGAGGGTTACTTGGCCCCAGCCACGTATCAAGCGGGGAAGAAGATGACCCTGAAAGATATCGTGACGCAGATGGTGGCCAAGACCAACCAGAACTTGCAGAATAGCTACAGTACCATCAAGAAGCAGAAGCGTAGCGTGCAAGAGGTCATGACGTTAGCGTCCCTGGTTGAACGTGAAGGGGTATCGCAAACGGACCGGGATAAGATTGCCGGGGTCTTCTTGAACCGTATTGATGCGGGGATGGCACTGCAATCCGACATTTCCGTCCAGTACGCGTTGAAGACGAACAAGAAGACGCTGACCTACAAGGATCTGAAGGTTAAGTCGCCGTACAACTTGTACGTTCACACGGGGTACGGTCCTGGACCATTTGATAACCCGAGTGTCTCGTCCGTTAATGCGGTCTTACACCCGAAGGATCAGAAGAAGGGGTATTACTACTTCATCGCGAACACCAAGACGGGGAAGGTTTACTTCTCCCAGACTTACGCACAGCATCAAGATAAGACCAGTTCATTAGCAAGTGATAATAAGTAA
- the udk gene encoding uridine kinase — protein MLADKKRPIIIGVTGGSGSGKTTVSRAIFNQLIGHSIMILQQDSYYNDQSDMTMEERAAVNYDHPLAFDTDLLISQLKQLLDRKPIEKPVYDYTLSTRSNKTIHQEPRDVIILEGILILDDERLRNLMDIKVFVDTDDDIRIIRRIERDMNERGRSLESIIQQYLATVKPTYHQFVEPTKRYADLIVPEGGENQVAIDLLVTKIRAILEASGNEQVFDNPDTTI, from the coding sequence ATGTTGGCAGACAAAAAGCGACCGATTATTATTGGGGTTACCGGGGGTTCCGGGAGCGGTAAAACAACGGTTAGTCGGGCAATTTTTAATCAATTGATTGGACATTCCATCATGATTTTGCAACAAGATTCGTACTACAACGACCAGTCGGACATGACCATGGAAGAACGGGCAGCCGTGAACTATGACCATCCGTTGGCCTTCGATACGGATTTGCTGATCTCACAACTCAAGCAGTTGTTGGACCGTAAGCCCATTGAAAAGCCGGTCTACGATTACACGCTTTCCACGCGGAGTAACAAGACCATTCACCAGGAACCACGGGACGTCATCATCTTGGAAGGTATTTTGATTTTGGATGACGAACGCTTGCGGAATCTGATGGATATCAAGGTTTTCGTTGATACGGACGATGATATTCGGATTATTCGGCGGATCGAACGGGACATGAATGAGCGGGGACGTTCGCTAGAATCCATCATTCAGCAGTACCTCGCGACCGTTAAGCCAACGTACCATCAATTCGTGGAACCAACCAAGCGTTACGCGGATCTGATTGTACCCGAAGGTGGCGAGAATCAGGTTGCCATTGACCTGCTCGTTACGAAGATTCGGGCGATTCTTGAAGCCAGTGGTAATGAACAAGTTTTTGACAATCCAGATACAACCATATAG
- the greA gene encoding transcription elongation factor GreA: MAQDKMYPMTEEGKEKLEKELEDLKMVQRPKVIDRIKIARSYGDLSENSEYESAKDEQSMLETRISTVERMLQYAQIIDNDGTDKDEITVGKKVTFKELPDEEPEEYTIVGAAEADPMSGKISNDSPIAKGLLGHRKGEEVTFDTPGGDMSVKVLDVE, from the coding sequence GTGGCACAAGATAAAATGTATCCAATGACTGAAGAAGGTAAGGAAAAGCTCGAAAAGGAGCTGGAAGACTTAAAGATGGTGCAACGGCCAAAAGTAATCGACCGCATCAAGATTGCCCGTTCTTACGGGGACTTATCCGAAAACTCAGAATACGAATCAGCTAAGGACGAACAGAGTATGCTGGAAACGCGGATTAGCACCGTTGAACGGATGCTCCAATACGCCCAAATCATTGACAACGATGGGACCGACAAGGATGAAATCACGGTCGGTAAGAAGGTCACCTTCAAGGAATTACCCGATGAAGAACCCGAAGAATACACCATCGTGGGGGCTGCTGAAGCCGATCCAATGTCCGGTAAGATTTCCAATGATTCGCCAATTGCGAAGGGCCTGTTAGGTCACCGTAAGGGTGAAGAAGTCACCTTTGATACGCCGGGTGGCGACATGTCCGTCAAAGTTTTGGACGTGGAATAA
- a CDS encoding iron-sulfur cluster biosynthesis protein translates to MKITVTDAASKWFREEMGMTGRGIRFFGKVYGKTPVHEGFSLGMTPDDHPRDPVVTETKDDVTYYITEGDQWFFVGYDLTIDYDPKTDGPTYIYEDNGELDQK, encoded by the coding sequence ATGAAAATTACGGTGACGGATGCAGCAAGTAAATGGTTTCGAGAAGAAATGGGAATGACCGGTCGTGGCATTCGCTTCTTCGGTAAGGTCTATGGTAAGACCCCAGTGCATGAAGGGTTTTCGCTGGGGATGACGCCGGATGACCATCCTCGAGATCCTGTTGTAACGGAGACCAAGGATGATGTGACCTACTACATTACTGAAGGGGATCAATGGTTCTTCGTGGGTTACGACCTGACCATTGATTACGATCCCAAGACGGATGGGCCGACCTATATTTACGAGGATAACGGTGAATTGGATCAGAAGTAG
- a CDS encoding YfhO family protein — MQVRNRRWRLSPRQLTLLGAFLTPFILMTAYFIYRQMAPFGSSSLLTVDLGQQYIDFFAYMRRALLHDPSSIFYSFANGLGGEMLGTWAYYLLSPLNWILLLCPGASLTTGVFLLTVIKYGLAGLTFAWLLSKTTQQTGLKAITFATAYALMGWSIANQLNIMWLDAAYLLPLVFYGLYLVMTTGKWRTYVIWLTISLIVNYYMAYMICLFMILTFIFLAVDRYTDFRSTLKQAGRFAWTSITAGLLSAVVLLPTWWSLAQSKAQYTVTSFKWKFEFFPPKMLAKFFLGAFNFDQMPDGTANLFIGAIALLGALFYFGSRQIARRTRITAAIITVFLALSLCVQPLDLLWHAGQFPVWYPYRFSFIVSFWLIWLAAQALTDDFEPGWLAIALATVIVAAGAAYVALNLKHFKFLQLNQVLLGLFFVVMALILTTLPIKNYWIYPLMFFVIGVTEVAANAFTSLNNISYVSQSEYGNYTNELQRLVNRVQKKDQSFYRMGKTFMRTKGDAFQTGFNGGGVFSSVLPKAVPAFYGNTGNPDGDGFVAYSNGTLVTDSLLNMKYYFQQKELTGALSGSSMLPATSNKADVADYTKIGADHWATTYKNPYALPLGYAANAQILSLKNKTADPAQYQANWLSALTGNSADRQLYVAENFDQVTFANINQQTKITGAMLQKKNLLKPGSITLTMKPTTNDPYYLTFGSTVNPDNATFVLNGKTLNQYKTYRNTILVSAADHAKGKTIKLTITLKKGSLWLENFTLYRLNANLFKSAVTQLKTQPWHLTKHSSRYFRGTITTTKANEVLNTSIPYSQGWHATVNGKPAKTYKTVGMFTAVKLPQGKNTVTLSYWPPLLNLGLLISGLTLVILTGGWWLVHRRR; from the coding sequence TTGCAAGTTCGAAACCGACGTTGGCGCCTCTCGCCACGCCAACTTACCCTACTCGGGGCTTTTTTAACCCCTTTTATTCTCATGACGGCCTATTTCATTTACCGTCAAATGGCACCGTTTGGGTCGAGTAGCCTGTTAACGGTCGATTTAGGGCAACAATATATCGACTTCTTTGCTTACATGCGGCGGGCCCTGCTTCACGACCCCAGCAGTATCTTCTATTCCTTCGCCAATGGTTTGGGCGGCGAAATGTTGGGCACCTGGGCTTACTATCTCCTGAGTCCTCTGAACTGGATTCTACTGCTGTGCCCCGGCGCCTCACTGACGACCGGTGTCTTCCTCCTGACCGTCATCAAATACGGACTGGCCGGGTTGACCTTCGCCTGGCTCCTCTCAAAGACGACGCAACAGACTGGCCTCAAGGCGATCACCTTCGCCACGGCTTACGCCTTGATGGGATGGTCGATTGCCAACCAGCTGAATATCATGTGGTTGGACGCGGCCTACCTGTTGCCGCTGGTCTTCTATGGCCTATACCTCGTGATGACCACCGGTAAATGGCGAACCTACGTGATTTGGCTAACCATTTCACTGATCGTCAACTACTACATGGCCTACATGATTTGCTTATTCATGATTTTGACCTTTATCTTTCTGGCCGTCGATCGGTACACCGACTTCCGTAGCACGTTGAAGCAGGCTGGCCGCTTTGCCTGGACCTCCATCACCGCCGGATTACTTTCGGCGGTGGTCTTACTGCCGACTTGGTGGTCGCTGGCTCAGAGCAAGGCCCAGTACACGGTCACGTCATTTAAGTGGAAATTCGAATTCTTCCCACCCAAGATGCTGGCCAAGTTCTTCTTAGGCGCCTTTAACTTCGACCAAATGCCGGATGGCACGGCCAACCTCTTCATCGGGGCGATCGCGCTCCTCGGGGCCTTATTTTACTTTGGCAGCCGGCAGATTGCGCGCCGTACCCGGATTACGGCGGCCATAATCACCGTCTTTCTGGCACTCTCGCTATGTGTTCAACCGTTGGATCTTCTGTGGCACGCGGGTCAATTCCCCGTCTGGTACCCGTACCGATTCTCCTTTATCGTCAGCTTCTGGCTGATCTGGTTGGCAGCCCAGGCGTTAACCGATGACTTTGAACCCGGCTGGCTGGCCATCGCGCTTGCCACGGTAATCGTGGCGGCCGGGGCGGCCTACGTCGCACTGAATCTGAAACACTTTAAGTTTCTCCAGCTAAATCAGGTCTTACTGGGGCTGTTCTTCGTGGTGATGGCGCTGATTCTGACGACGCTTCCCATCAAGAATTACTGGATCTACCCGCTGATGTTCTTCGTCATCGGGGTCACCGAAGTTGCCGCCAACGCCTTCACCTCGTTAAACAACATTAGCTACGTCTCTCAGAGCGAGTATGGCAACTACACCAATGAGTTACAGCGACTGGTTAATCGCGTTCAGAAGAAGGATCAGAGCTTCTATCGGATGGGAAAGACCTTCATGCGGACCAAGGGGGATGCCTTCCAGACCGGATTCAACGGTGGTGGTGTCTTTTCCTCCGTCCTCCCCAAAGCTGTTCCCGCTTTTTACGGCAACACGGGGAACCCCGATGGTGATGGTTTTGTGGCCTACAGCAACGGAACTCTGGTGACAGATTCTCTGTTGAATATGAAATACTATTTCCAACAAAAAGAACTTACCGGCGCACTGAGTGGTTCCAGCATGCTACCAGCAACGTCTAACAAGGCCGATGTGGCCGATTACACCAAGATCGGCGCCGACCACTGGGCCACGACCTACAAGAACCCCTACGCCCTCCCATTGGGCTATGCGGCCAATGCCCAGATCTTGTCGTTGAAGAACAAGACGGCCGATCCGGCCCAGTACCAGGCCAACTGGTTGTCAGCACTGACCGGTAACTCGGCCGACCGACAGCTCTACGTTGCGGAGAACTTCGATCAGGTGACCTTTGCTAACATTAATCAACAGACTAAGATTACCGGCGCCATGCTTCAGAAGAAGAATCTATTGAAGCCGGGAAGTATCACGTTGACCATGAAGCCGACGACTAACGATCCGTACTACCTGACGTTTGGCTCAACCGTTAATCCGGATAATGCCACCTTCGTCCTCAATGGCAAGACGCTGAATCAATACAAGACGTACCGCAACACCATTCTCGTCAGCGCGGCCGACCACGCTAAGGGCAAGACCATCAAGCTGACAATTACCTTGAAGAAGGGCTCCCTGTGGCTGGAAAACTTCACATTATACCGGCTGAATGCCAACCTGTTCAAGTCGGCGGTCACCCAGCTCAAGACGCAACCTTGGCATCTCACCAAACATTCCAGCCGTTACTTCAGGGGGACGATCACGACGACCAAGGCCAATGAGGTCTTGAACACGTCGATTCCGTACTCCCAAGGTTGGCACGCAACGGTCAATGGCAAGCCCGCCAAGACCTATAAGACGGTCGGCATGTTTACCGCGGTGAAATTACCGCAGGGGAAGAACACGGTGACCCTGTCCTACTGGCCACCGCTACTGAACCTCGGCCTACTCATTAGTGGCTTAACCCTCGTTATCCTGACGGGCGGCTGGTGGTTGGTTCACCGGCGTCGCTAG
- a CDS encoding penicillin-binding protein 2, which produces MKNFYNRVSNRNRRSGGPQKSQIPFRLNFLFIIVALLFAALIGQLAYLQVIYGSKFKAEVNSTDTTIETTNVQRGMVYDSTGKVLVGNKAHQAISYTKGVNVLSTSMYDIANKLGQYLTVSTSSLTPRQSIDYYLTDTKRLKAVESKLSGTKGLSTTALYNKALSYLENDSSFKLTKTQQNAAAIFAKMSGAYALSTTYIKDSGVSSTEIAEIGEHLSEMPGVQVGTSWSRDYPNGKSMNSIIGTVSSEKTGLPSDRVNELLAQGYSRNDSVGQSYLEQEYESVLRGTKAEKQVEVAGNNTVTKEVKKYGGQKGDNLQLTINSKFQSQLQSLVKSAESGAGGNSTGTYAVVMNPNTGGVIGMAGVDRNPSTGKITDNALGTINSDIVMGSVVKGAMVSGALMDGVISPTNSTLTDMPITVGGVKKASWFNKSGGQNIAVNAAGALEVSSNSYMMQLAMKEAGFKYSSGAALTMSTKAFDIERGYFKQFGLGVKTGIDLPGESSGLEGSSSFAHIGNALDLSFGNYDAYTVMQVAQYMSTIANGGTRIAPHVVQSIRGTTSSGKLGAVKSTVEPKVLNTIDMTTAQKNLVKEGLYDVVHGSNTYKTGGAMSSITPKISAKTGTAQTYYKGNETVTLSLASYAPSTHPQVVVALAMPNLGVDAESNNMTLAKKIYAAYWKTVQSTSTINE; this is translated from the coding sequence GTGAAGAATTTTTATAATCGAGTTAGCAACCGTAATCGGCGGTCTGGCGGCCCACAAAAGTCGCAGATTCCGTTTCGGTTAAACTTCCTATTCATTATCGTTGCCCTGTTATTTGCGGCGCTGATTGGTCAGTTGGCGTATTTGCAAGTGATTTACGGGTCAAAATTTAAGGCGGAGGTCAATTCGACCGATACCACCATTGAGACAACCAACGTTCAACGGGGGATGGTCTATGATTCCACCGGGAAAGTCTTAGTGGGAAACAAGGCCCATCAGGCGATCTCCTACACCAAGGGAGTCAACGTGTTGTCGACCAGCATGTACGACATTGCCAACAAGCTTGGCCAGTATTTGACGGTCTCAACCAGTAGCCTCACGCCCCGGCAGTCAATCGATTACTATTTGACCGATACGAAACGGTTGAAGGCGGTTGAAAGCAAGCTCTCCGGGACCAAGGGATTGTCGACGACGGCGCTCTACAACAAGGCCTTGAGTTATTTAGAGAACGATTCTTCCTTTAAACTAACTAAGACCCAACAGAATGCCGCCGCTATCTTTGCTAAGATGAGTGGGGCTTACGCGTTGTCCACCACCTACATCAAGGATTCCGGTGTCTCCAGCACTGAAATTGCTGAGATTGGTGAACATTTATCCGAGATGCCTGGGGTTCAAGTGGGGACGAGTTGGTCACGGGATTACCCGAACGGTAAGTCGATGAACTCCATCATTGGGACCGTTTCGTCCGAAAAGACCGGGTTACCGAGTGATCGGGTCAACGAACTGCTAGCCCAAGGTTATTCGCGAAACGACAGTGTGGGGCAATCTTACCTGGAACAAGAGTATGAATCCGTGCTGCGCGGAACCAAGGCCGAAAAGCAGGTCGAAGTGGCCGGGAATAACACCGTCACGAAGGAAGTTAAGAAGTATGGTGGTCAGAAGGGTGATAACCTGCAATTGACCATCAATTCTAAGTTCCAGAGTCAGCTGCAAAGCCTGGTTAAATCGGCCGAGTCTGGCGCCGGCGGAAACTCCACCGGGACCTACGCCGTGGTGATGAACCCGAATACAGGGGGCGTCATCGGAATGGCCGGGGTTGATCGGAATCCGTCCACAGGTAAGATTACCGATAATGCGCTGGGCACCATCAACAGCGATATCGTGATGGGGTCCGTGGTCAAGGGTGCCATGGTATCCGGTGCCTTGATGGACGGCGTGATCTCGCCTACCAACAGTACCCTGACCGATATGCCGATTACCGTTGGTGGGGTCAAGAAGGCGTCCTGGTTCAACAAGTCCGGGGGCCAAAACATCGCGGTCAATGCCGCGGGGGCCCTTGAAGTCTCGTCTAACTCCTACATGATGCAGTTGGCGATGAAGGAAGCCGGATTTAAATACTCATCCGGTGCTGCGTTGACCATGAGTACCAAGGCGTTTGACATCGAACGTGGGTACTTCAAGCAGTTCGGTCTGGGCGTGAAGACTGGGATCGATTTGCCGGGTGAAAGCTCGGGTTTGGAAGGGTCGAGTTCATTTGCCCACATTGGGAATGCCTTGGACTTGTCCTTCGGGAACTACGATGCCTACACCGTCATGCAGGTGGCCCAGTACATGTCGACGATTGCCAACGGCGGTACGCGGATCGCACCACACGTGGTACAGTCTATTCGTGGTACGACGTCGTCTGGGAAACTAGGCGCAGTCAAGTCGACGGTGGAACCGAAAGTGTTGAACACCATCGACATGACGACGGCACAGAAGAACCTGGTCAAGGAAGGGCTCTACGATGTGGTTCATGGGAGCAATACCTACAAGACCGGGGGCGCCATGTCCTCAATCACGCCGAAGATCTCGGCCAAGACTGGGACGGCCCAGACGTATTACAAGGGTAACGAAACGGTTACGCTAAGTCTGGCTTCCTACGCACCATCGACGCATCCACAAGTGGTTGTGGCTTTGGCCATGCCAAACTTGGGGGTTGACGCCGAAAGTAACAACATGACATTGGCTAAGAAAATTTACGCCGCCTACTGGAAGACGGTGCAGTCAACCTCAACTATTAATGAATAA
- the rpmG gene encoding 50S ribosomal protein L33, whose translation MRVHITLECTECHERNYLSSKNRRNNPDRVEFKKYCPRERKVTLHRETK comes from the coding sequence ATGCGTGTACACATCACTTTAGAATGTACTGAATGTCACGAACGCAACTACTTATCCAGCAAGAACCGGCGTAATAACCCGGACCGGGTTGAATTTAAGAAGTACTGCCCGCGTGAACGGAAAGTAACTTTGCATCGCGAAACTAAGTAA
- a CDS encoding 5-formyltetrahydrofolate cyclo-ligase produces the protein MPSKAEIRQQTIQALTQMSVLDRRRAADSLYQQLWASATYQQATTIATTISGGFELATRPIIERAQADGKTVAVPQTLPHRQMAFHMMDETTTLSRTKFGLMEPQDNRVIDPADFDLLIVPGLVFATTGERVGFGGGYYDRYLPKTTGTKVALALPAQQIDRPTWPVDSFDVLLDAVLAAKLE, from the coding sequence ATGCCAAGCAAAGCAGAGATTCGGCAACAAACGATTCAGGCACTGACTCAAATGTCCGTGCTAGACCGGCGGCGAGCGGCCGATAGTCTTTACCAGCAATTGTGGGCGTCGGCCACCTATCAACAGGCAACGACTATTGCGACCACGATTAGCGGGGGCTTCGAGTTAGCTACGCGTCCAATTATTGAGCGCGCGCAGGCCGATGGCAAGACCGTCGCGGTGCCACAGACTTTGCCGCACCGACAGATGGCCTTTCACATGATGGATGAGACGACGACCCTCTCCCGGACGAAATTCGGGCTGATGGAGCCGCAAGACAATCGCGTGATTGATCCGGCTGACTTCGACCTGCTGATCGTGCCCGGACTGGTCTTTGCGACGACTGGTGAACGGGTGGGCTTCGGTGGCGGTTATTATGATCGTTATTTACCCAAGACGACCGGCACCAAGGTGGCCTTGGCATTGCCGGCGCAACAGATAGACCGGCCGACCTGGCCCGTTGATTCTTTTGACGTATTATTGGACGCGGTACTAGCCGCTAAATTAGAATAG
- a CDS encoding rhomboid family intramembrane serine protease, which yields MAQVKYRLSRLNQYPFMTVGLIVIMVLVYGAMTLDGGSTNVNVLITFGAKLNALIQQGEWWRLFTPIFLHIGFTHILMNMITLYFVGIQIEAAFGHTRFLALFLVAGIGGNVASFCFSNSLSAGASTAIFGLFGAFMMLGESFWQNPVIRQLTQTFLAFVVMNILFDLFAPGIDLAGHIGGLVAGFLVAYSLGVPRIGKVSSVKRVVATVALIVGLVWLYLHGMAQ from the coding sequence GTGGCGCAAGTTAAGTATCGACTGAGCCGACTGAATCAATATCCCTTTATGACCGTGGGCCTAATCGTCATCATGGTGCTGGTCTACGGGGCAATGACCCTTGACGGGGGGAGTACCAACGTCAATGTCTTGATTACCTTCGGGGCCAAGCTCAACGCCTTGATCCAACAGGGTGAGTGGTGGCGGTTGTTCACCCCGATCTTCCTGCACATTGGCTTTACGCACATCCTCATGAACATGATTACCCTGTATTTTGTGGGGATTCAGATTGAGGCGGCGTTTGGGCACACCCGATTTTTGGCCCTGTTTTTGGTGGCTGGCATCGGCGGGAACGTCGCGAGTTTTTGTTTCTCGAATAGTTTATCAGCTGGGGCCAGCACGGCCATCTTCGGCCTGTTTGGGGCGTTCATGATGCTGGGTGAATCCTTCTGGCAAAATCCCGTGATTCGCCAGCTCACGCAGACCTTCCTGGCCTTCGTGGTGATGAACATTTTGTTCGATTTATTCGCGCCGGGGATTGATTTAGCGGGGCACATTGGTGGACTGGTTGCCGGGTTTTTGGTAGCGTATTCACTGGGAGTTCCTCGAATTGGTAAGGTTAGTTCAGTTAAACGAGTTGTAGCAACAGTTGCTTTAATCGTTGGATTGGTATGGTTGTATCTGCACGGTATGGCGCAGTAG
- a CDS encoding YqgQ family protein, translated as MKTLYDVQQLLKKFGIYVYVGKRLWDIEVMALELDHLHQARVVDDKTFVAAKVVLTHEHRIEVQHAKDQHQSIGGI; from the coding sequence ATGAAAACGTTATATGATGTTCAGCAGCTACTTAAAAAATTTGGTATTTATGTCTACGTGGGCAAGCGTCTTTGGGACATCGAAGTCATGGCATTGGAATTGGATCACCTCCATCAAGCACGGGTGGTCGATGACAAGACCTTTGTCGCGGCCAAGGTGGTTCTCACACATGAACACCGCATTGAAGTACAACATGCAAAAGATCAACACCAATCCATTGGAGGGATTTAG
- a CDS encoding ROK family glucokinase has protein sequence MARNLIGIDLGGTTTKMAFLSTAGEILAKWSIPTDISDEGSHIVPNIIESINQHISNSVFSKNDFIGIGMGTPGSVDIDNGTVIGAFNLNWKKRQQVRDQIQAGIGLQFILDNDANVASLGEYWKGAGEKDADVVFVTLGTGVGGGVIAGGHLLHGINGGAGELGHVTVQPNGYLCTCGKRGCLEQYASATGVVHVAADMAKDFMGTSRLKEMEDNQESVTSKMVFYLADNGDILANQVVDRVTFYLGLALANVANILNPANIIIGGGVSNAGNTLLQPTTRYFQENAFPAVRDSTKLRLAQLGNDAGVIGAASLALRFQKTN, from the coding sequence ATGGCACGGAATTTAATTGGAATCGACTTAGGCGGGACCACGACAAAGATGGCGTTTCTCTCCACTGCCGGCGAAATTCTCGCAAAGTGGAGCATCCCGACTGACATCTCAGATGAGGGGAGCCACATTGTTCCTAACATCATCGAATCGATCAACCAACACATTAGCAATTCAGTCTTTAGCAAGAATGACTTTATCGGTATCGGCATGGGGACGCCGGGCTCTGTAGATATTGACAATGGGACCGTGATTGGCGCCTTCAACTTAAATTGGAAGAAGCGACAACAGGTTCGCGATCAGATCCAAGCCGGCATTGGCCTGCAGTTCATCTTGGATAATGATGCCAACGTGGCTTCACTGGGTGAATACTGGAAGGGTGCCGGTGAGAAGGATGCCGATGTCGTCTTCGTTACCCTGGGTACGGGTGTCGGCGGTGGGGTCATCGCTGGCGGTCACTTACTCCACGGGATTAACGGTGGCGCCGGTGAACTCGGTCACGTGACGGTTCAGCCTAACGGTTACCTGTGTACTTGTGGAAAACGTGGTTGCTTAGAGCAATACGCTTCCGCAACCGGGGTGGTCCACGTGGCTGCTGACATGGCTAAGGACTTCATGGGCACGTCACGGTTGAAGGAAATGGAAGACAATCAGGAAAGTGTCACGTCCAAGATGGTCTTCTATTTAGCCGACAACGGGGACATCTTGGCCAACCAAGTGGTCGATCGCGTGACCTTCTACTTAGGCTTAGCCTTGGCTAACGTGGCCAACATCTTGAATCCAGCCAACATCATCATCGGTGGTGGCGTTTCAAATGCCGGCAACACGCTGTTACAACCAACGACACGGTACTTCCAGGAAAATGCCTTTCCAGCGGTTCGGGATTCAACCAAACTGCGGTTGGCACAACTTGGTAATGACGCCGGGGTCATCGGGGCCGCTTCATTAGCATTGCGGTTCCAAAAAACAAACTAA
- a CDS encoding rhodanese-like domain-containing protein — protein sequence MIVLIILIAVWGGWQLTTIIRRNRVAKLIDAETFEAGIRTAQVVDVREKKDFDAGHILGARNFPYSTFKAYHNQLRKDLPVYLYDQGKTMSTRAAIMLGKDGFKQIFILKSGYVRWEGKTKKTKY from the coding sequence ATGATTGTCCTAATCATTCTTATTGCCGTGTGGGGCGGCTGGCAGTTGACCACGATTATCCGGCGCAACCGGGTAGCAAAGTTGATCGACGCCGAAACATTTGAAGCTGGTATTCGGACGGCTCAAGTCGTCGACGTACGCGAAAAGAAGGACTTTGACGCGGGACACATTTTGGGGGCGCGTAATTTTCCTTATTCCACTTTCAAGGCTTATCACAACCAATTGCGTAAGGATCTCCCGGTCTACTTATACGACCAAGGGAAGACCATGAGCACGCGGGCAGCCATTATGTTGGGTAAAGATGGATTCAAGCAGATCTTTATCCTGAAGAGTGGCTACGTGCGTTGGGAAGGTAAGACGAAGAAGACGAAGTATTAA
- a CDS encoding DUF3042 family protein, with protein MKHFTKGFLFGVVATASAVAGAVFSFRKKVVQPIEDQEARFEENRKRANRKSHSAHHG; from the coding sequence ATGAAACATTTCACAAAGGGATTCCTCTTTGGCGTTGTCGCAACTGCTAGTGCTGTGGCTGGAGCCGTCTTCTCTTTCAGAAAAAAAGTCGTTCAGCCAATTGAAGATCAAGAAGCCCGGTTTGAAGAAAACCGGAAACGGGCCAACCGGAAGAGTCACTCTGCTCACCATGGTTAA